The genomic interval GTCGCGCCCTCCGCCGCGAGGCGTCGCGCGGAGGCGAGGCCGATGCCGCTCGCGCCTCCCGTGACGACGGCGACCCGCCCTGCCAAGCGCTGGGTGAGATCGATGGGTGCGACGGACATAGCTGATCCTTAGGGTGCGGTGGCCGGGGTGACCGGGGGGGAGCTGAAGAAGACGTTCTTGGTCTCGGTGAACGCGAGTGCCGCATCCGGGCCGAGCTCGCGGCCGAGGCCCGAGCTCTTCATGCCGCCGAACGGCGTCGTGTAGCGCACCGAGGAGTTCGAGTTGACGCTGATGGTGCCCGACTCGACGCCCCGCGCCACGCGGATGCCGCGGCCGAGATCGCTCGTCCAGATCGATCCCGAGAGACCGTACACGGAGTCGTTGGCGAGCGCGATCGCATCGGCCTCGTCGTCGAACGGCAGCACCGTGACGACAGGACCGAAGACCTCCTCGGTCGCGATGCGGTCGCCGCGGCCGGCGAGCACGACGGTGGGCGCGAACCAGTATCCGGGGCCGTCGGGGGCGGTTCCGCGGAAGGCGATGTCGACGGTGTCGTCGAGGAACGCCGCCACCGAGTCGCGGTGCGCGGCCGAGACGAGCGGGCCCATCTCGGTCGCCTCATCCGCAGGCGCCCCCACCCGGAACCCCGCGACGGCAGGCTCGAGCAGTTCGAGGAACCGGTCGAGCACGCCACGCTCGACGAGCAGTCGACTGCGGGCGCAGCAGTCCTGCCCCGCGTTGTCGAAGACGGAGCCGGGCACGGAGGCCGCGGCGAGCGCGAGATCCGCATCGCCGAAGACGATCGTGGCGCTCTTGCCGCCGAGCTCGAGCGTCGAGGGCTTCAGGCGCTCGGCGCACCCAGCCGCGACGCGCGCTCCCACCTCGGTCGACCCCGTGAAGACGACCTTGCCGACGTGCGGGTGCGTCACGAAGCGCTCCCCCACGACCGAACCCCGACCGGGCAGCACCTGGAACAGGTCCTCGGGCAGACCGGATTCGCGCGCGAGCTCCCCCAGGCGGATCGCGGTGAGCGGGGTCCAGTCGGCGGGCTTCAGCAGCACGGCGTTGCCGGCGGCGAGCGCGGGCGCGAACCCCCACGACGCGATCGTCATGGGGAAGTTCCACGGCACGATGACGCCGACGACGCCGATGGGTTCGTGGAACGTCACATCGATGCCGCCCGCGACGGGAATCTGCTGCCCGATGAGCCGCTCGGGCGCACCCGCGTAGTACTCG from Salinibacterium sp. ZJ70 carries:
- a CDS encoding aldehyde dehydrogenase — translated: MSSTTLIDPATEEVIGEIAHTSLEEVDAAIDRARRAQRGWAALAPVDRARALRRFADVVGDHVEELAQLEVRNSGHPITSARWEAGHVRDVLEYYAGAPERLIGQQIPVAGGIDVTFHEPIGVVGVIVPWNFPMTIASWGFAPALAAGNAVLLKPADWTPLTAIRLGELARESGLPEDLFQVLPGRGSVVGERFVTHPHVGKVVFTGSTEVGARVAAGCAERLKPSTLELGGKSATIVFGDADLALAAASVPGSVFDNAGQDCCARSRLLVERGVLDRFLELLEPAVAGFRVGAPADEATEMGPLVSAAHRDSVAAFLDDTVDIAFRGTAPDGPGYWFAPTVVLAGRGDRIATEEVFGPVVTVLPFDDEADAIALANDSVYGLSGSIWTSDLGRGIRVARGVESGTISVNSNSSVRYTTPFGGMKSSGLGRELGPDAALAFTETKNVFFSSPPVTPATAP